From Pongo pygmaeus isolate AG05252 chromosome 1, NHGRI_mPonPyg2-v2.0_pri, whole genome shotgun sequence, one genomic window encodes:
- the LOC129016541 gene encoding LOW QUALITY PROTEIN: olfactory receptor 10J1-like (The sequence of the model RefSeq protein was modified relative to this genomic sequence to represent the inferred CDS: substituted 1 base at 1 genomic stop codon), with the protein MLLCFRLGKQPMKRENFTLITDFIFQGFSSFREQITLFGVFLALYILTLAGNIIIVTIIXIDHHLHTPMYFFLSMLSTSETVYTLVILPRMLSSLVGMSQPISLAGCATQMFFFVTFGITNCFLLTAMGYDRYVAICNPLRYMVIMNKRLRIQLVLGACSIGLIVAITQVTSVFRLPVCDRKVPHFFCDIRPVMKLSCIDTTVSEILTLIIRVLVLVVPMGLVFISYVLIISTILKIASVEGRKAFATCASHLTVVIVHYGCASIAYLKPKSENTRDHDQLISVTYTVITPLLNPVVYTLRNKEVKDALCRAVGGKFS; encoded by the coding sequence ATGCTTTTATGTTTCAGATTGGGGAAACAACCAATGAAAAGAGAGAACTTTACTCTcatcactgattttattttccaagGTTTCTCCAGCTTCCGTGAGCAGATCACCCTTTTTGGCGTGTTCCTTGCACTATACATCTTAACCCTAGCAGGCAATATCATCATTGTGACCATCATCTGAATTGATCATCATCTTCACAcacccatgtacttcttcctgaGCATGCTGTCCACTTCAGAGACTGTATATACATTGGTCATTCTCCCAAGGATGCTCTCCAGCCTCGTAGGTATGAGCCAGCCCATATCATTGGCAGGGTGTGCCACACAGATGTTCTTTTTTGTAACCTTTGGCATCACTAACTGCTTCCTGCTCACAGCAATGGGATATGACCGCTATGTGGCCATCTGCAACCCCCTGAGATACATGGTTATTATGAACAAGAGGCTGCGTATCCAGCTTGTCCTGGGGGCCTGCAGCATTGGGCTGATTGTAGCAATAACACAAGTGACATCTGTATTCAGATTACCCGTCTGTGATAGAAAGGTGCCCCACTTCTTCTGTGACATCCGACCTGTGATGAAGCTCTCCTGCATTGACACCACTGTCAGTGAAATCCTGACTTTGATTATCCGTGTGCTGGTGCTTGTTGTACCTATGGGTCTGGTTTTCATTTCTTATGTTCTCATTATCTCTACAATCCTCAAGATTGCTTCAGTTGAGGGCCGGAAGGCTTTTGCCACCTGTGCCTCCCACCTCACTGTGGTCATTGTCCACTACGGCTGTGCCTCCATTGCCTACCTCAAGCCCAAGTCAGAGAACACCAGAGATCATGACCAGCTGATCTCGGTGACCTACACTGTCATCACTCCCCTACTGAACCCTGTGGTATACACCCTGAGAAACAAAGAGGTCAAAGATGCTCTGTGCAGGGCTGTTGGTGGGAAGTTTTCCTGA